A window from Sphingobium sp. EM0848 encodes these proteins:
- a CDS encoding Pycsar system effector family protein, producing MMTEAGNAPIPNVPMSSAPVPNAIHLLRTAVQTNMQLSQMADQKANMLIGASMVIFTLSVAQLRSGALVWPVAILAVGVFLAATCAILAVLPSVGQSRGSVTESDNLLFFGIFTHLSESEFSARMMQLVADDEALCRAMLRDMYQNGQVLQRRKYRYLGYAYRLFLTGVVMSFVALVIDLALGGS from the coding sequence ATGATGACCGAGGCAGGAAATGCGCCGATACCCAATGTGCCAATGTCCAGTGCGCCCGTGCCCAATGCGATCCATCTGCTGCGGACGGCGGTGCAGACCAACATGCAGTTGAGCCAGATGGCCGATCAGAAGGCGAATATGCTGATCGGCGCGTCGATGGTGATCTTCACTTTATCGGTCGCGCAATTGCGGTCGGGCGCGTTGGTCTGGCCGGTGGCGATATTGGCCGTGGGCGTGTTTCTGGCTGCGACCTGCGCCATTCTTGCCGTTCTGCCGAGTGTGGGCCAGTCGCGCGGGAGCGTGACGGAGAGCGACAATCTTTTGTTTTTCGGGATTTTCACCCACCTCAGCGAGAGTGAGTTCAGCGCGCGCATGATGCAACTGGTAGCCGATGACGAAGCGCTGTGCCGCGCTATGCTGCGCGACATGTATCAGAACGGGCAAGTGCTTCAACGCCGCAAATATCGCTATCTGGGCTACGCCTATCGCCTGTTTCTGACGGGCGTGGTGATGAGCTTCGTGGCGCTCGTCATCGATCTGGCGCTAGGCGGGAGTTAG
- a CDS encoding TSUP family transporter — MIPSPETIAFLMAAALMAGCIDAMAGGGGLIALPALLAAGIPPVPAVATNKLQSSLGTFGACIAYARAGHMDLKAYRWPLIAAFLGSAGGAWLIQRVDPSILAGLMPALLIALAAYFTFSPKVSEMDRHQRVGMVALSLLIGAIGFYDGFFGPGAGAFYTTIFIALGGLGLVRATAQTKAANFASNLAGLLIMIMGGHVIWIVGLAMAVGSITGGQIGSRLAMRFGSRLIRPLLIVMSLALTAKMLLDPKNPIHALLFA, encoded by the coding sequence GATGGCGGGCGGTGGCGGGCTGATCGCCCTGCCCGCTCTGCTCGCCGCCGGCATTCCGCCCGTTCCTGCGGTCGCGACCAACAAACTGCAATCCTCGCTCGGCACTTTCGGCGCCTGCATCGCCTATGCGCGGGCGGGACATATGGATCTGAAGGCCTATCGATGGCCGCTGATCGCCGCTTTTCTGGGATCGGCGGGCGGGGCGTGGCTGATCCAGCGGGTCGATCCCTCGATCCTCGCCGGGCTGATGCCCGCGCTGCTGATCGCGCTGGCCGCCTATTTCACCTTCTCGCCCAAGGTGAGCGAAATGGACCGGCATCAGCGGGTCGGCATGGTCGCGCTCAGCCTGCTGATCGGCGCAATCGGCTTTTATGACGGCTTTTTCGGGCCGGGCGCGGGGGCATTCTATACCACCATCTTCATCGCCCTGGGCGGCCTCGGCCTTGTCCGGGCAACGGCGCAGACCAAGGCGGCCAATTTCGCCAGCAACCTTGCCGGGCTGCTCATCATGATCATGGGCGGCCATGTGATCTGGATCGTCGGCCTCGCCATGGCGGTGGGCAGCATCACCGGCGGGCAGATCGGATCGCGCCTTGCCATGCGCTTCGGCAGCCGGTTGATCCGCCCGCTGCTGATCGTCATGTCGCTGGCGCTGACCGCCAAGATGCTGCTGGACCCGAAGAACCCGATCCACGCGCTGCTGTTCGCCTAA
- the hrpB gene encoding ATP-dependent helicase HrpB — MAREGAAMPTLPPLLPIHAVLPDLLAALREGSNAVLVAPPGAGKTTAVAPALLNEPWCTGQVLLLSPRRLAARAAAERIAELMGEDVGGTVGYATRMDSKQSARTRLLVLTEGIFVRRIQDDPELSGVSAVLFDEVHERSLDSDFGLALALDAQGALRPDLRIVPMSATLDGARFAALLDGAPVVESEGRIQPLELRPVGRASEKRIEDEMAATIRRALSEEAEGDLLAFLPGVAEIERTAERLESIEVEVHRLHGSLDPAAQRAAIRPSREGQRKVILATSIAETSLTIDGVRIVVDSGLARRPRYDRAAGVTRLVTERASQAAATQRAGRAARQRPGVAYRLWEAAATAGMPPFDPPEILESDLSSLILDCALWGVNDPAELRWLDAPPAAAVSEARKRLTVLEALDSDGRITAHGKALASLPLEPRIGHMLVRAGEMGLAEVASEVAVLLGERGVGGQDTDLSQRRIRWRRESGKRADAARSLAKRWAKLVRAGAPDVGADHAAGLCLALAFPDRVAKRRSGDGADWASVGGRGFRLDPFSPLAREEWLAVGEVQGSAAGARILSAAPIGEAEVIALFGTRIAEHRTVRFRAANGGIEALRERRLGAVRLSSGSDDRPDPDAVVEALTDGVRRGGLDLLPWSEAAQSLRMRADFAGVEALSDAALMETLDEWLPPLLQGRRRLSDIDRSQLSGVLEGLIGWDGKQQIDRLAPPDFRSPAGSNHAIDYAAEGGPRVELRVQALFGLGEHPVVGSQRIPLVLSLTSPAGRPIQTTRDLPGFWAGSWSAVAKEMRGRYPRHPWPDDPAAANATLRTKRADAKGKP; from the coding sequence ATGGCGCGAGAGGGAGCGGCGATGCCAACGCTGCCGCCCCTCCTGCCCATCCATGCCGTTTTGCCCGACCTGCTCGCCGCCTTGCGCGAAGGGAGCAATGCCGTGCTGGTGGCGCCGCCCGGCGCGGGCAAGACGACCGCCGTGGCCCCTGCCCTGCTGAACGAACCATGGTGCACGGGACAGGTGCTGCTGCTTTCGCCCCGGCGTCTGGCGGCGCGGGCGGCGGCGGAGCGGATCGCCGAACTGATGGGTGAGGATGTCGGCGGCACGGTCGGCTACGCAACCCGGATGGATTCGAAGCAATCCGCCAGAACGCGGCTGCTGGTGCTGACCGAAGGGATTTTCGTCCGGCGGATTCAGGACGATCCGGAGCTTTCAGGCGTCTCCGCCGTCCTCTTCGACGAGGTGCATGAGCGCAGCCTGGACAGCGATTTCGGGCTGGCGCTGGCGCTCGATGCCCAGGGTGCGCTGCGGCCGGATCTGCGGATCGTGCCCATGTCCGCGACTTTGGACGGGGCGCGCTTTGCGGCTCTGCTCGACGGCGCGCCGGTGGTGGAGAGCGAGGGGCGCATCCAGCCGCTGGAACTGCGTCCTGTCGGGCGCGCATCGGAAAAGCGGATCGAGGATGAGATGGCCGCCACCATCCGCCGGGCGCTGAGCGAGGAGGCCGAGGGCGATCTGCTCGCTTTCCTGCCCGGCGTCGCGGAGATCGAGCGGACGGCGGAACGCCTGGAAAGCATCGAGGTGGAGGTGCACAGGCTGCACGGTTCCCTTGATCCGGCGGCGCAACGCGCGGCGATCCGGCCTTCGCGGGAGGGGCAGCGGAAGGTCATTCTCGCCACCTCCATCGCGGAAACCAGCCTGACCATCGACGGCGTGCGGATCGTGGTCGACAGCGGGCTGGCGCGGCGGCCACGCTATGACCGGGCGGCTGGCGTGACCCGGCTGGTGACGGAGCGCGCCAGTCAGGCGGCGGCGACCCAGCGCGCAGGCCGCGCCGCGCGCCAGCGGCCGGGCGTCGCCTATCGGCTGTGGGAAGCGGCGGCGACGGCGGGGATGCCGCCCTTCGACCCGCCGGAGATATTGGAGAGCGATCTTTCCAGCCTGATCCTCGACTGCGCGCTCTGGGGGGTGAACGATCCGGCGGAGTTGCGCTGGCTGGACGCCCCGCCGGCCGCTGCGGTGAGCGAAGCGCGCAAGCGGCTGACGGTGCTGGAGGCGCTGGATTCCGACGGGCGGATCACCGCGCATGGCAAGGCGCTGGCGAGCCTGCCGCTGGAACCGCGCATCGGCCATATGCTGGTGCGGGCAGGCGAGATGGGGCTGGCGGAGGTCGCGTCAGAGGTCGCCGTGCTGCTGGGTGAGCGCGGGGTTGGCGGGCAGGACACCGACCTGTCGCAGCGGCGGATACGCTGGCGGCGGGAAAGCGGGAAGCGCGCGGATGCGGCGCGGAGCCTCGCGAAGCGGTGGGCGAAGCTGGTCAGGGCGGGCGCCCCCGATGTCGGCGCCGACCATGCGGCGGGGCTTTGCCTTGCCCTCGCCTTCCCCGATCGGGTGGCCAAGCGCCGCTCCGGCGACGGTGCGGACTGGGCCAGCGTCGGCGGGCGCGGTTTCCGGCTCGATCCGTTCAGCCCGCTCGCCCGCGAGGAATGGCTGGCCGTGGGCGAGGTTCAGGGCAGTGCCGCCGGCGCCCGCATCCTCTCCGCCGCGCCGATCGGCGAGGCCGAGGTGATCGCCCTGTTCGGCACCCGCATAGCGGAGCATCGCACCGTGCGCTTCCGTGCCGCCAATGGCGGGATCGAGGCCCTTCGGGAACGGCGGCTGGGCGCGGTGCGGCTTTCCTCCGGCTCCGACGACCGGCCCGATCCCGACGCGGTGGTCGAGGCGCTGACCGACGGTGTGCGGCGGGGCGGACTGGACCTGCTCCCATGGTCCGAGGCGGCACAATCGCTCAGGATGCGGGCGGATTTCGCCGGGGTGGAAGCGCTGTCCGACGCGGCTCTCATGGAGACGCTGGACGAATGGCTGCCGCCGCTGCTTCAGGGCAGGCGCCGCCTGTCCGACATCGACAGGTCGCAGCTTTCCGGCGTACTCGAAGGACTGATCGGCTGGGACGGCAAGCAGCAGATCGACCGGCTCGCACCACCGGACTTTCGTTCCCCCGCAGGCAGCAATCATGCCATCGACTATGCCGCCGAAGGGGGACCGCGCGTCGAACTGCGCGTGCAGGCGCTGTTCGGCCTTGGCGAGCATCCGGTGGTGGGCAGCCAGCGCATTCCGCTGGTCCTCTCGCTCACCTCCCCCGCTGGCCGCCCGATCCAGACGACGCGCGACCTGCCCGGCTTCTGGGCCGGAAGCTGGAGCGCGGTGGCCAAGGAAATGCGCGGGCGCTATCCCCGCCATCCCTGGCCCGACGATCCGGCGGCGGCCAATGCCACTTTGCGCACGAAACGCGCCGACGCCAAGGGCAAGCCTTGA
- a CDS encoding ETC complex I subunit, whose translation MSARIYQIQKNALQSGKALTHTWVLEYAPAEAKKPDPLTGWAGSGDMKQQIRLTFSSEEAARAYAEREGIAYSVIATAPKTLKIQAYADNFR comes from the coding sequence ATGAGCGCGCGCATCTATCAGATCCAGAAAAACGCCCTGCAGTCCGGCAAGGCGCTGACCCACACATGGGTGCTGGAATATGCGCCCGCCGAAGCGAAGAAGCCCGATCCGCTGACCGGCTGGGCCGGTTCCGGCGACATGAAGCAGCAGATCAGGCTGACCTTTTCGTCGGAGGAAGCGGCCCGCGCCTATGCCGAGCGGGAGGGGATTGCCTATTCGGTGATCGCGACCGCACCCAAGACGCTGAAGATTCAGGCTTACGCGGATAATTTCCGCTAA